One Porphyromonas pogonae genomic region harbors:
- a CDS encoding S41 family peptidase, with the protein MKKAFISLLLFGVSACFAAHAQSNPLWLRNAAISPDGKEVAFTYKGDIYTVSSQGGRANQITSQEAYDTKPVWSPSGKQIAFASDREGGFDVYIVSREGGAARRITFNSANEIPEVFKSDSVLLIQANILPDVKFSQFPGTFSQIYQVKIDGSRPALFSSFLMENMSLHGDKILYTDKKGYEDPWRKHQVSSIARDVWMLDRNKHTKLTSFKGEDRNAVWAKDGKTYYYLSEQDGTFNVYSNNIQGGTPKQLTNFSKNPVRYLSADNNNTLCFSYNGEIYTMLPGAAPRKLNISIISDNYQKDVDYQTLRSGAESMAVSPNGKEIAFVARGDVYVTSVEYGTTKRITNTAEQERDVDFRPDGRGLVYSAERGGTWNIYQTELSRKEDKSFCYARDLKETQLTNTKSPSFQPIYSPDGKEVAYLEDRSEIRVYNLASKQSRTVMEGKYNYSYMDGDQDFAWSPDSKWIVTDYIGIGGWNNKDIALVKADGSKKITNLTQSGYTDTSAKWVLGGKAIIWHSDRAGYRSHGSWGAESDIYIMFLDAEAYDKFVMSKEDLALKEEMDKVEKDNKTDDGKDKSKDKSAKQDKKSKEKKDDKAKDAKADVKKSEPLEFDLDNREYRILRLTRNSGSMSDAVLDPKGEKMYFIAKYEDTYDLMMTDFKEYSTKVILPNIGQGQLISDKDVKTLFLLSKGTLQKIEGPSVKPISFEAQFAYKPEQERIYIFNHVWKQVKDKFYDPKLHGVDWAYYKDNYSKFLPYINNDYDFAEMLSEMLGELNASHTGARYFGGRASRQTASLGAFFDESFPRDGLKIIEIMKGSPLSNAKSKFKPGVIIEMIDGEPIKAGKPYTNLLDGKAGKRVVLTAFDPSTNKRFEEIVKPISSGYESELQYKRWVKKREEIAEKYSGGRIAYVHVRGMNSGSFREVYKNLLGKYRNYEAVVVDTRFNGGGWLHDDLATLLSGKEYEQFKPRGQYIGSDPFNKWNKPSAVLMCEGNYSDASGFPSIYQYLKIGKLVGTPVPGTMTAVWWENQINPRLVFGVPQVTVVDMQGRPKENQEILPDVTVYNSPESLINGDDLQLKKAIDELIKELPAKKK; encoded by the coding sequence TTTCTCTTTTGCTTTTCGGAGTAAGTGCTTGCTTTGCTGCTCATGCGCAGAGTAATCCACTATGGCTTCGTAATGCAGCCATCTCTCCGGATGGCAAAGAAGTTGCTTTTACCTACAAGGGTGATATATATACCGTATCATCCCAAGGAGGTAGAGCCAATCAAATTACCAGTCAAGAAGCATATGATACCAAACCCGTGTGGTCTCCTTCTGGCAAGCAGATTGCTTTTGCCAGTGATCGTGAGGGAGGATTCGATGTGTATATTGTAAGTCGTGAAGGGGGGGCTGCACGGCGCATTACTTTCAATTCAGCCAACGAGATCCCCGAAGTATTTAAGTCTGATTCCGTATTGCTTATTCAGGCAAATATTCTCCCTGATGTCAAGTTCTCACAGTTTCCGGGGACGTTTTCTCAGATATACCAAGTGAAGATCGATGGTTCGCGTCCCGCTCTATTCTCTTCGTTTCTGATGGAGAACATGTCGCTCCATGGCGATAAGATTCTTTATACCGATAAGAAAGGCTATGAGGATCCTTGGCGTAAGCATCAAGTTTCATCTATTGCCAGAGACGTATGGATGCTCGATAGAAATAAACATACCAAACTTACATCCTTCAAGGGTGAAGACAGGAATGCTGTATGGGCAAAAGACGGCAAGACTTATTATTACCTATCCGAACAGGATGGTACCTTCAATGTATATAGCAATAATATTCAGGGAGGAACACCAAAGCAACTTACCAATTTCAGTAAAAATCCCGTAAGATATCTTTCTGCTGACAATAATAATACGCTTTGTTTTAGTTACAATGGAGAGATATACACCATGCTTCCCGGTGCCGCACCCCGCAAGCTTAATATCAGCATTATCTCCGATAACTACCAAAAGGATGTAGACTACCAGACGTTGAGATCAGGAGCAGAGTCTATGGCTGTATCGCCCAATGGCAAGGAAATTGCTTTTGTGGCTCGGGGCGATGTGTATGTCACTTCTGTAGAATACGGTACAACCAAACGTATCACTAACACTGCCGAACAGGAGCGCGATGTAGATTTCAGACCTGATGGTAGAGGGTTAGTTTATTCAGCAGAGCGTGGTGGCACATGGAATATTTATCAGACAGAGTTGAGCCGTAAGGAAGACAAGTCATTTTGCTATGCCCGTGACTTGAAAGAGACACAGCTGACCAATACTAAGTCACCCTCTTTCCAACCTATTTATTCGCCTGACGGTAAAGAAGTCGCTTATCTTGAAGATCGTAGCGAGATTCGTGTATATAATCTGGCAAGTAAACAGAGCCGTACCGTGATGGAAGGTAAATATAATTACTCTTACATGGATGGTGATCAGGACTTTGCTTGGTCTCCCGATAGTAAATGGATTGTTACCGATTATATTGGAATCGGTGGGTGGAATAATAAGGATATTGCTTTGGTTAAAGCCGACGGCAGTAAAAAGATAACCAACCTCACCCAAAGTGGCTATACCGATACTTCTGCCAAGTGGGTATTGGGTGGCAAGGCCATTATTTGGCACTCTGACCGTGCAGGTTATCGTAGTCATGGTAGTTGGGGCGCTGAAAGCGATATTTATATTATGTTCCTTGATGCTGAGGCTTATGACAAATTTGTCATGAGTAAAGAAGACCTTGCTCTGAAAGAGGAGATGGATAAGGTAGAAAAGGACAACAAAACGGACGACGGTAAAGACAAGTCTAAAGATAAATCAGCCAAACAGGATAAAAAATCAAAAGAGAAGAAGGATGATAAAGCCAAAGATGCAAAGGCAGATGTGAAGAAATCTGAGCCGCTGGAGTTTGATTTGGACAATAGGGAATACCGTATCTTGCGTCTAACACGTAATTCCGGCAGTATGTCCGATGCAGTATTGGATCCCAAGGGTGAAAAAATGTATTTTATCGCCAAATACGAAGATACATATGACTTGATGATGACCGACTTCAAGGAGTATAGCACCAAAGTTATATTACCCAATATAGGACAAGGTCAGCTCATTTCCGACAAAGATGTGAAGACACTCTTCTTACTCTCCAAAGGTACACTACAGAAGATCGAAGGCCCTTCTGTTAAGCCTATTTCCTTCGAAGCTCAGTTTGCCTACAAGCCGGAGCAGGAAAGGATCTATATCTTTAATCACGTATGGAAACAAGTAAAGGACAAGTTCTATGATCCCAAGTTGCACGGTGTAGACTGGGCATATTACAAGGATAATTACAGCAAATTCCTTCCTTATATCAACAATGATTATGACTTTGCGGAGATGCTTTCCGAAATGTTGGGCGAGCTCAATGCTTCTCATACCGGTGCTCGTTATTTCGGAGGCCGTGCTTCACGCCAGACAGCTTCGTTAGGTGCATTCTTTGATGAGTCTTTCCCACGTGATGGGCTCAAGATCATTGAGATAATGAAGGGGAGTCCTCTTTCCAATGCTAAATCGAAGTTTAAACCCGGAGTTATCATTGAGATGATCGATGGTGAACCCATCAAAGCCGGTAAGCCATATACTAATCTGCTCGACGGTAAAGCCGGTAAGAGGGTAGTTCTTACCGCCTTCGACCCCTCAACAAACAAACGGTTCGAAGAGATTGTGAAACCTATCAGCTCTGGTTATGAGTCAGAACTGCAGTACAAACGTTGGGTCAAAAAACGTGAAGAAATAGCAGAGAAGTATTCCGGAGGGCGCATCGCTTATGTACATGTACGTGGTATGAATAGTGGTAGCTTCCGTGAAGTATATAAAAACCTCTTGGGCAAATATCGTAATTATGAAGCTGTTGTAGTAGATACCCGCTTCAATGGCGGTGGTTGGTTGCACGATGACCTCGCCACTCTACTCAGTGGGAAGGAATATGAGCAGTTTAAGCCCCGTGGCCAGTACATTGGTAGTGACCCGTTCAACAAATGGAACAAACCCTCTGCCGTGCTTATGTGCGAAGGTAACTACTCCGATGCCTCAGGATTCCCTAGCATCTACCAGTATCTCAAGATTGGAAAATTGGTAGGAACACCCGTACCGGGTACCATGACTGCCGTGTGGTGGGAAAATCAGATCAATCCCAGACTTGTATTTGGTGTGCCTCAGGTCACTGTGGTAGACATGCAGGGCAGGCCCAAAGAGAATCAAGAGATACTACCTGATGTCACAGTGTATAATAGCCCCGAATCTTTGATCAATGGTGATGATCTTCAGCTCAAGAAAGCTATAGACGAGCTTATCAAAGAACTGCCGGCTAAGAAGAAATAA
- a CDS encoding YgiQ family radical SAM protein, translated as MGETAVKKRQDLNKWLPTTKKEMDLRGWEQADVILFSGDAYVDHPSFGAAVIGRYLESMGLKVALVPQPNWRDDLRDFKKLGKPKLFFGVSPGSMDSMVNKYTARKRLRKEDAYTPDGRNDLRPEYPSIVYTESLKKIYPDVPIILGGIEGSLRRLAHYDYWQDKLRPSILVDSKADLLMYGMGELPYAELIPRLLAGEDLRDIKDLKQTVYLADTKEFQTAPEDIILYPYEECLKDKKKHAANFKHIEQQSNMYEAKRMIQRTGSKYVVVNAPFPPMTQHEIDASFDLPYTRLPHPRYQGKKIAAYEMIKHSINIHRGCFGGCAFCTISAHQGKFIASRSEKSILKEVEEVTRMDDFKGYLSDVGGPSANMYYMKGKDQNLCKLCKRPSCIHPAVCKNLNADHGPLLDLLHKIDAHPKIKKSFIGSGVRYDLLLEPYQDKQIKKNALMYARELITSHVSGRLKVAPEHTGDHVLQFMRKPTFKLFYEFKKLFDTVNREEGLKQQLIPYFISSHPGCTDEDMAELAVLTKKLGFHLEQVQDFTPTPMTLATEIYYTGYHPYTLEKVYTAITEKQKSAQQQFFFWYKADQREKIRKELIRMRRPDLMKGLFSK; from the coding sequence ATGGGAGAAACAGCTGTAAAAAAAAGACAGGATCTCAATAAATGGCTACCTACCACGAAGAAAGAAATGGATCTTCGGGGTTGGGAGCAAGCAGATGTGATCCTGTTCTCGGGCGATGCTTATGTGGACCACCCATCATTTGGGGCTGCCGTAATAGGGCGATACTTGGAGTCGATGGGACTCAAAGTGGCTCTGGTACCACAGCCCAACTGGCGTGATGATCTGCGTGACTTCAAGAAGCTGGGCAAGCCCAAACTCTTCTTCGGAGTTTCACCGGGATCCATGGACTCCATGGTCAACAAGTATACTGCTCGTAAGAGACTCAGAAAAGAAGATGCTTATACTCCAGACGGACGTAATGACTTACGCCCGGAATACCCCTCAATAGTCTATACGGAAAGTCTCAAAAAAATATATCCTGACGTACCTATCATTTTGGGAGGTATCGAAGGTAGCCTGAGGAGACTGGCGCACTATGATTACTGGCAAGACAAACTAAGACCCAGCATCCTGGTAGACAGTAAAGCTGATCTGCTCATGTACGGTATGGGCGAGCTTCCCTATGCCGAACTTATACCTCGCTTATTGGCAGGAGAGGATCTCCGAGACATCAAAGATCTCAAACAAACGGTTTACCTGGCAGATACCAAAGAATTCCAAACTGCTCCAGAAGATATCATCCTGTATCCCTACGAAGAATGCCTCAAAGACAAGAAGAAACATGCTGCCAACTTCAAGCATATAGAGCAACAAAGCAATATGTATGAGGCTAAAAGGATGATACAACGCACTGGGAGCAAGTATGTAGTAGTCAATGCTCCTTTCCCGCCTATGACCCAGCATGAGATAGATGCCAGCTTTGATCTACCCTACACACGCCTGCCACATCCGAGATATCAGGGCAAAAAGATTGCTGCCTATGAAATGATCAAACATTCGATCAATATTCACCGCGGTTGCTTCGGAGGATGTGCGTTCTGTACCATAAGCGCTCACCAGGGTAAGTTCATAGCCTCACGCTCGGAAAAATCGATTCTAAAGGAGGTGGAAGAAGTAACACGCATGGATGATTTCAAGGGTTATTTATCAGACGTGGGAGGCCCTTCGGCCAATATGTACTACATGAAGGGCAAAGATCAGAACTTGTGCAAGCTATGTAAAAGGCCTTCGTGTATACACCCCGCTGTTTGCAAAAATCTCAATGCCGACCATGGACCTCTTTTGGATCTGCTACACAAAATAGACGCTCACCCCAAAATAAAGAAAAGTTTTATAGGTAGTGGAGTGAGATATGATTTACTGCTCGAGCCATATCAAGACAAACAGATCAAGAAAAACGCGCTGATGTATGCGCGTGAGCTCATTACAAGTCATGTTTCGGGACGTCTCAAAGTTGCACCCGAACATACGGGCGACCATGTACTACAGTTTATGCGCAAGCCCACATTCAAACTCTTCTACGAATTCAAAAAACTATTCGATACGGTAAACAGGGAGGAAGGGCTGAAGCAACAGCTCATACCTTATTTTATCAGTAGTCACCCCGGCTGTACGGATGAGGATATGGCAGAGCTCGCTGTACTTACAAAAAAGCTGGGATTCCATCTGGAGCAGGTGCAGGACTTTACACCGACTCCCATGACATTGGCTACGGAGATCTATTACACAGGCTACCACCCGTATACACTGGAAAAGGTATACACTGCCATAACAGAGAAACAGAAAAGCGCCCAACAACAGTTTTTCTTCTGGTACAAAGCCGATCAGCGAGAAAAAATACGCAAAGAGCTTATACGCATGCGTCGCCCCGACCTAATGAAAGGACTTTTCAGCAAATAA
- the ispE gene encoding 4-(cytidine 5'-diphospho)-2-C-methyl-D-erythritol kinase: MILFPNAKINLGLYITGKRADGYHLLDTVFYPIPLKDIIEFRANNELSDDTLTVNGNVDTGKCEDNLVLKAVRKMREATQVPYLEIQLTKAIPSGAGMGGGSADASFMLKGLRDAYAPQIDNAQLKEIALSLGADCPFFIDNTPSEAQGIGEILHPMPHLNLKGYYLIIVKPDLHISTAEAFHGLPSITPPLHSAAEIARLPIAEWKGRMSNVFEDSLFPQYPILGELKDMLYRHRAVYASMTGSGSALYALCTESLLDKISEVNNCFVWEKQL, encoded by the coding sequence ATGATCTTATTCCCCAATGCCAAGATTAATCTGGGACTATATATTACGGGTAAGAGAGCCGATGGTTATCACTTGCTCGACACTGTTTTTTATCCCATACCCTTGAAAGATATCATAGAATTTAGAGCAAACAATGAGCTCTCAGATGATACTCTCACTGTAAACGGCAACGTGGATACCGGCAAGTGTGAAGATAACTTGGTGCTGAAAGCGGTGCGTAAAATGCGAGAAGCAACACAAGTGCCATATCTGGAGATACAGCTCACCAAAGCAATACCTTCGGGAGCCGGTATGGGAGGCGGGTCTGCAGATGCGTCCTTTATGCTCAAGGGCTTGAGAGATGCTTACGCTCCACAAATCGACAATGCACAACTCAAGGAGATAGCTCTTAGTCTCGGGGCTGACTGCCCTTTTTTCATCGACAATACTCCATCGGAAGCTCAAGGCATCGGTGAAATACTTCACCCAATGCCACATTTGAATCTCAAAGGTTATTACCTGATTATAGTGAAACCCGATCTGCACATCAGTACGGCAGAGGCCTTTCACGGACTGCCCTCTATTACTCCTCCCCTACACTCTGCAGCAGAAATAGCACGCCTACCAATCGCAGAATGGAAGGGAAGGATGAGTAATGTTTTTGAAGATAGTCTCTTTCCCCAATATCCTATCTTAGGCGAATTAAAAGACATGCTATACCGACATAGAGCTGTCTACGCTTCCATGACGGGATCAGGCTCAGCATTATATGCGCTGTGCACCGAGTCCCTTTTAGATAAGATCAGTGAGGTGAACAACTGTTTTGTATGGGAGAAACAGCTGTAA
- a CDS encoding NigD1/NigD2 family lipoprotein, with protein MKSFKTTKLLLSLLACVMAWGLTSCNEDSPTYEPTYYSTTTLKPQVDNPGKFFFLTDAGKKLLPVNTTFPGIENPQQNKRYYIALKKLDSTAVGYDAVVNIERGVEIPIKDVVLFKEGMEDELGKDKVYIPNNEFLGYTPPMWVTDNYITIAYALISSGDLKNHIVNLVYDKKYDTNEGYVTLRMTHKALSTSTADMRGPFLTSFKTDPIKELLKGKKGIKIMAWRSPSSSEMTTFTIELKNNN; from the coding sequence ATGAAATCATTCAAAACAACTAAGTTATTGCTGTCACTCCTGGCATGTGTGATGGCTTGGGGACTGACTTCGTGTAACGAGGACTCACCTACGTATGAGCCAACCTATTATTCTACGACAACCTTAAAGCCCCAAGTCGACAATCCCGGTAAATTCTTCTTCCTCACCGACGCCGGGAAAAAACTACTTCCTGTCAACACTACTTTTCCCGGCATAGAAAATCCACAACAAAACAAGAGATATTACATAGCTCTCAAAAAACTGGATTCTACTGCCGTAGGCTATGATGCAGTAGTAAATATTGAAAGAGGCGTAGAAATTCCTATCAAAGATGTTGTACTATTCAAAGAAGGCATGGAAGATGAGTTGGGGAAAGACAAAGTGTATATACCCAACAATGAATTTTTAGGATATACCCCTCCTATGTGGGTTACTGACAACTACATCACCATTGCATATGCTTTGATAAGCTCAGGCGATCTCAAAAATCATATTGTGAACTTGGTATACGATAAGAAATACGACACCAATGAAGGTTACGTTACTCTGCGTATGACCCACAAAGCTCTCAGCACAAGCACGGCGGATATGAGAGGTCCATTCCTTACCAGTTTCAAGACCGACCCGATTAAAGAACTTCTCAAAGGCAAAAAAGGAATTAAGATCATGGCATGGCGCTCTCCTTCATCGTCAGAAATGACTACATTTACCATAGAGCTCAAGAATAACAACTAA
- a CDS encoding NigD1/NigD2 family lipoprotein, which yields MQSKRITWSASHFLEILLIIFGGIAWTILMPSCNKDELALIGSGENHIFSAICTAVKSDLGQIEFVQNNNNVFVPQNTESNLLRSVNNHQRYIIEFRPVKEYERPKRVTIELLNIYPITTKDIDIIDEENAGRFGDDPIAPASNYGNYAPVSASHDFIDIKFVTAKTTESQLVSLCYDPKLDNDSNYLTLELRFKADYGNINGIDPLNNFIISFKTDKIKEKLNGKKGIRLYTLKKLDDKQKSYIHVNF from the coding sequence ATGCAAAGTAAAAGAATTACATGGAGTGCATCACACTTCTTGGAAATATTACTAATCATTTTCGGTGGTATAGCTTGGACTATCCTTATGCCATCATGCAATAAAGATGAACTTGCACTCATAGGATCCGGTGAAAACCATATATTCTCCGCCATATGCACCGCAGTAAAATCCGATCTGGGTCAAATCGAATTTGTCCAAAACAATAATAATGTATTCGTACCGCAAAACACAGAGTCCAACTTACTGAGATCAGTCAATAACCATCAAAGATATATTATTGAGTTTCGTCCCGTAAAAGAGTATGAGCGCCCCAAACGCGTCACGATAGAACTTCTCAACATCTACCCTATTACCACTAAAGATATTGATATCATCGATGAAGAAAATGCGGGTCGCTTCGGTGATGATCCTATTGCTCCGGCATCAAACTATGGTAATTATGCTCCCGTGTCCGCGTCTCATGATTTTATAGATATTAAGTTTGTCACAGCCAAAACAACCGAATCCCAACTCGTATCACTCTGCTACGATCCCAAGCTTGACAATGACAGCAACTACCTTACACTAGAGTTGAGATTCAAAGCGGACTATGGAAATATTAATGGTATAGACCCCCTCAACAATTTTATCATATCTTTCAAAACCGATAAGATCAAAGAAAAGCTAAATGGCAAAAAAGGCATTAGGCTCTATACACTCAAAAAACTTGACGACAAGCAAAAAAGCTATATCCATGTAAACTTTTAA
- a CDS encoding RNA polymerase sigma factor, with translation MTEEELTDLCKVGNRAAQQQLYCTYAGRLFKICMRYVGDRQEAEDLLHDGFLHIYNSIVKFTWRGEGSLRAWLEKVMVNEVLSYIRKKKEYLIISPETIKEEDENEDVDEDEIEKIPMQVLLELINQLPMGYKTVFNLFVFEEKSHKEIADLLGIKEKTSTSQYFRAKTLLAKKVNGWLKEHDR, from the coding sequence ATGACAGAGGAAGAATTGACGGACTTATGTAAAGTTGGTAATAGAGCTGCCCAGCAACAGTTGTATTGCACATACGCCGGCAGGCTGTTCAAGATTTGCATGCGCTATGTGGGAGATCGCCAAGAGGCAGAGGATCTTCTGCACGATGGGTTCTTGCATATCTATAACTCTATTGTGAAGTTTACATGGCGAGGGGAGGGCTCATTACGAGCATGGCTGGAGAAAGTAATGGTCAATGAGGTGCTGAGCTATATCAGAAAGAAAAAAGAATATCTGATCATATCACCCGAGACAATCAAAGAAGAAGATGAGAACGAGGATGTGGATGAAGACGAGATTGAGAAAATACCGATGCAGGTATTGCTTGAGCTTATCAATCAATTGCCTATGGGATACAAAACAGTATTTAATCTCTTTGTTTTTGAAGAAAAATCGCACAAAGAAATAGCGGACTTATTAGGAATTAAAGAAAAAACATCGACCTCACAGTATTTTAGAGCTAAGACTTTATTGGCAAAGAAAGTGAATGGTTGGTTGAAGGAACATGACAGATAA
- a CDS encoding outer membrane beta-barrel protein, translating to MDLKEDKWINSLKDKLDGYEVEPPLNGWDLIRKDLDAKASTAPHVSMSRRVFFFAVPLAAAVALLILFVPLGGHKDEPQVDRADLSNPVSPESGTLPHVTPQTTFPSIPSPSSAELIASNMGNSKASEASTRVSNNLDSFLITRERSSEAFSQTLHPQDMGDDTMASSKEYATINSLDKSGAEPEPHLKKKTNVGPEPERTREPIMAEHSSMGKTTASGAWNVSLAVASAGSGSTGNISLGSSYDYFAYTRSNPPAVEVMSDRMPAISAYSLSRVPYESEEIERIDHKLPVQVGISVRKELGANIGIETGIIYTLLNSDVKIREKASNVKQTLHYIGVPVNVSWTFYKNHRFRTDVTGGIMIEKCVSAKFGDDTFKLTNFQPSLHVGLGGEYRLSRYMGIYIQPTASYYFKDDTPIRTIRTENPLQLGIKGGIRFTF from the coding sequence ATGGATTTGAAAGAAGATAAATGGATTAACTCACTCAAGGATAAACTTGATGGTTATGAGGTTGAGCCTCCTTTGAATGGATGGGATCTTATCAGAAAGGATCTCGATGCAAAGGCAAGCACTGCACCGCATGTCTCTATGAGCCGAAGGGTATTCTTCTTTGCGGTGCCATTGGCTGCAGCTGTAGCTTTGCTCATCCTTTTTGTGCCTTTGGGTGGGCATAAAGACGAGCCACAGGTTGACAGAGCCGATCTTTCTAATCCTGTATCTCCTGAGTCAGGCACACTTCCTCATGTAACTCCTCAAACCACATTCCCTTCGATACCTTCCCCCTCATCTGCTGAACTTATAGCTAGTAATATGGGAAATTCAAAAGCTTCCGAGGCTTCTACTCGAGTATCTAACAACCTGGATAGTTTTTTAATAACAAGGGAGAGGTCATCGGAAGCTTTTTCTCAAACCCTACATCCGCAAGATATGGGCGATGATACTATGGCTTCGTCAAAAGAATATGCAACCATCAATAGTCTTGATAAATCAGGTGCTGAGCCTGAGCCCCATTTGAAAAAGAAGACAAATGTGGGGCCTGAACCGGAACGGACACGAGAGCCTATAATGGCAGAGCATAGCAGTATGGGGAAAACAACAGCTTCCGGTGCATGGAACGTTTCTTTGGCTGTAGCATCAGCCGGTTCCGGTTCTACGGGTAATATTTCGTTAGGGTCATCATACGACTATTTTGCATACACCAGATCAAACCCGCCGGCTGTAGAGGTAATGAGTGATAGGATGCCGGCTATATCAGCTTATTCCCTGTCCAGAGTTCCATATGAGAGTGAGGAGATAGAAAGGATAGATCATAAGCTACCCGTACAGGTCGGTATATCTGTAAGAAAAGAATTGGGCGCGAATATAGGAATAGAAACGGGTATTATCTACACTCTTCTTAATAGTGATGTGAAGATACGTGAAAAAGCGAGCAATGTGAAACAAACACTGCATTATATCGGTGTGCCTGTAAATGTGAGTTGGACTTTTTATAAGAATCATCGTTTCCGTACAGATGTAACAGGTGGCATCATGATAGAGAAATGCGTATCTGCTAAGTTTGGTGATGATACATTCAAACTCACTAATTTCCAGCCATCTTTACATGTAGGATTGGGAGGAGAATATCGTCTCAGCAGGTATATGGGAATCTATATACAACCTACGGCATCATATTATTTCAAAGATGATACTCCTATTCGCACCATACGTACGGAAAATCCTCTTCAATTGGGGATCAAAGGCGGTATTAGATTTACTTTCTGA
- a CDS encoding encapsulin-associated ferritin-like protein: MNDYHEPAEEISQKGRSRLRALTSLKEEIEAVDWYNQRVEVEQDSSLKKILKHNMEEEMEHACMTLEWLRRNMEGWDEHLKKFLFTEGEIHD, translated from the coding sequence ATGAATGATTATCACGAGCCCGCGGAAGAGATTAGTCAAAAAGGACGTAGCAGATTGAGAGCTTTGACAAGCTTAAAAGAGGAGATCGAAGCTGTAGACTGGTACAATCAAAGAGTAGAAGTGGAGCAAGACAGCTCTCTCAAAAAGATACTCAAGCATAATATGGAAGAAGAGATGGAGCATGCTTGTATGACGTTGGAGTGGCTCCGCAGAAATATGGAAGGTTGGGACGAGCATCTCAAGAAGTTCCTATTTACAGAAGGTGAAATACACGATTGA
- a CDS encoding IS982 family transposase translates to MKTNIVEIFCLTDDFSKLFDTLIQQRTLCEGNKKRRNRKFRMSDAEIMTILILFHHSRYRDFKSFYLQYITQQCHSDFPSLVSYNRFVELQSKVAFKLISFLNMCCLGECTGISFIDSTPLRTCHIKRAHGHKTMKGWAQKGKCSMGWFYGFKLHIVINDRGEIIQYQITPGNTDDRAPLKGGTFTKKLFGKLVGDRGYISQSLFDKLFIDDIHMITKIKKNMKNTLMSLYDRILLRKRALVETVNDLLKNVCQIEHTRHRSVNNFAINLIAGIIAYNLLPKKPELNLEIIHNPSTHLVHHA, encoded by the coding sequence ATGAAAACAAATATAGTTGAAATTTTCTGTCTTACCGATGATTTTTCCAAACTTTTCGATACCTTGATTCAGCAAAGAACCCTTTGCGAAGGAAACAAAAAGCGAAGAAATCGCAAGTTTAGGATGTCCGATGCTGAAATCATGACTATTCTGATTCTTTTCCATCATTCGAGGTATCGCGATTTTAAGTCCTTTTATCTTCAATATATTACGCAACAATGTCATTCGGATTTTCCTTCGTTGGTCTCTTACAATCGTTTTGTGGAATTACAAAGCAAGGTGGCATTCAAACTAATTTCATTTCTCAATATGTGTTGTCTGGGCGAATGCACCGGTATCTCATTCATTGATTCCACACCTTTACGCACCTGCCATATCAAGCGGGCACACGGGCATAAGACCATGAAAGGATGGGCCCAAAAGGGCAAATGCAGTATGGGATGGTTCTATGGTTTCAAACTACATATTGTGATTAACGACCGGGGTGAAATCATTCAATATCAAATCACACCGGGGAATACGGATGACCGTGCTCCACTTAAAGGCGGAACCTTCACGAAGAAACTATTCGGCAAACTTGTTGGCGACAGAGGATACATCTCACAAAGTCTTTTCGATAAGCTCTTCATTGACGACATACACATGATTACGAAGATAAAGAAAAACATGAAAAACACTCTGATGAGCCTGTATGATAGGATATTACTCAGAAAAAGAGCACTTGTGGAAACCGTTAATGACCTACTCAAAAACGTTTGTCAAATAGAGCATACACGACACAGAAGCGTCAATAATTTCGCCATTAATTTGATTGCCGGCATAATTGCCTACAATCTGCTACCCAAAAAGCCGGAATTAAACCTAGAAATCATACACAATCCATCAACCCACTTAGTACATCACGCTTAG